In Niveispirillum cyanobacteriorum, the following proteins share a genomic window:
- a CDS encoding HD domain-containing protein, with product MEQVVAFVLELDRLKAVTRKVKPLGQDRYENSAEHSWHLAMLALAMAPYAEPGTDMDRVIRMLLVHDIGEIETGDTLFFIEAGRHERKAAEEQAVARILGLLPHGQGEALLDLWREFEAGQSREARFAQALDRAAPVLLNLANNGQSWRENEVRYEQVVGRVGPPIAAGCPALWNHIAGRLDAARDAGWFGMG from the coding sequence ATGGAACAGGTGGTAGCATTCGTTCTGGAACTGGACCGGTTGAAGGCGGTGACGCGCAAGGTGAAGCCGCTGGGCCAGGATCGGTACGAGAATTCAGCCGAACATAGCTGGCACCTCGCCATGCTGGCCCTGGCCATGGCGCCCTATGCCGAACCCGGCACCGACATGGACCGGGTGATCCGTATGCTGCTGGTCCACGATATCGGGGAGATTGAGACGGGCGACACGCTGTTCTTCATCGAGGCCGGGCGGCACGAGCGCAAGGCGGCGGAGGAACAGGCCGTGGCCCGCATTCTGGGTCTGTTGCCCCACGGACAGGGCGAGGCCCTGCTTGACCTGTGGCGGGAGTTCGAGGCGGGGCAGAGCCGGGAGGCGCGTTTTGCACAGGCTTTGGACCGGGCCGCCCCCGTCCTCCTGAACCTTGCCAATAATGGTCAGAGTTGGCGGGAGAACGAGGTGCGGTATGAACAGGTGGTGGGCCGCGTCGGCCCACCCATCGCGGCGGGGTGCCCGGCACTCTGGAACCATATCGCGGGGCGCCTTGACGCTGCCCGCGATGCGGGGTGGTTCGGGATGGGGTAA
- a CDS encoding acyl-CoA dehydrogenase, translating to MTAIFEMSPRARDLHERVTAFMDAYIYPNEKALSAQVAEGPTRWKPVPLLEELKAKAKQAGLWNLFLPESDLGAGLTNLEYAPLCEIMGRSHWAPEVFNCSAPDTGNMEVLVRYGTEEHKERWLKPLLAGEIRSAFAMTEPEVASSDATNIATRIIRDGDDYVINGRKWWISGASDTRCKIMIVMGKTDPDGTDRHRQQSMILVPTDTPGVTVKRPLPVFGYDDAPHGHSEVLFENVRVPASNLLLGEGRGFEIAQGRLGPGRIHHCMRLIGASERALELMCQRLSSRVAFGKPVAAQSIWLERIADARIAIDQARLLTLQAAHMMDTVGNKVAKSQIAMIKVVAPNVACQVIDMAIQAHGGGGVCDDFPLAWAYASARTLRIADGPDEVHRNQIGKMELGKYRG from the coding sequence ATGACCGCCATCTTCGAAATGTCGCCCCGCGCTCGTGACCTGCATGAGCGGGTCACTGCCTTCATGGACGCTTATATCTACCCCAACGAGAAGGCGCTTTCCGCACAGGTGGCCGAGGGGCCGACGCGGTGGAAGCCGGTGCCGCTGCTGGAGGAACTGAAGGCCAAGGCCAAACAGGCGGGCCTGTGGAACCTGTTCCTGCCGGAAAGCGACCTGGGTGCGGGACTGACCAACCTGGAATATGCGCCGCTGTGCGAGATCATGGGACGCAGCCATTGGGCACCGGAGGTGTTCAACTGCTCCGCCCCCGACACGGGCAATATGGAGGTGCTGGTCCGCTATGGCACGGAAGAGCATAAGGAACGCTGGCTGAAGCCGCTGCTGGCCGGTGAAATCCGGTCGGCCTTCGCCATGACGGAGCCGGAGGTCGCCTCCTCTGATGCCACCAACATCGCCACGCGCATCATCCGCGACGGCGATGATTACGTCATCAATGGCCGTAAATGGTGGATCAGCGGGGCCAGCGACACGCGTTGCAAGATCATGATCGTCATGGGCAAGACTGATCCGGACGGGACCGACCGGCACCGTCAGCAATCCATGATCTTGGTCCCCACCGATACACCGGGCGTGACGGTGAAGCGCCCCCTGCCCGTCTTTGGGTATGACGACGCGCCGCACGGCCATTCCGAGGTCTTGTTCGAGAATGTGCGCGTGCCGGCCAGCAACCTGCTGCTGGGTGAGGGCCGTGGGTTTGAGATCGCGCAGGGTCGCCTGGGGCCGGGCCGCATCCATCATTGCATGCGCCTGATCGGGGCATCGGAGCGTGCGCTGGAACTGATGTGTCAGCGGCTTTCCAGCCGTGTGGCCTTTGGCAAGCCGGTGGCCGCACAGTCCATCTGGCTGGAACGTATTGCGGATGCCCGCATCGCTATCGATCAGGCCCGTCTGCTGACCCTGCAGGCAGCCCATATGATGGACACGGTCGGCAACAAGGTGGCCAAGTCCCAGATCGCCATGATCAAGGTCGTGGCCCCCAATGTCGCCTGTCAGGTCATCGACATGGCCATCCAGGCGCATGGCGGCGGCGGCGTCTGTGATGATTTCCCCCTGGCCTGGGCCTATGCCAGTGCGCGGACCCTCCGCATCGCCGACGGCCCGGATGAGGTGCACCGCAACCAGATCGGCAAGATGGAGTTGGGCAAGTATCGGGGCTGA
- a CDS encoding 3-hydroxyacyl-CoA dehydrogenase NAD-binding domain-containing protein yields the protein MTQSPVRYDRQGAVGIVTVDSPPVNALSQAVRQGLWDRVTEGFIDPDVTALVIVGAGRTFIAGADIAEFIKGGMGEPDLNDVNDLIESGPKPVIAALHGTALGGGLEVALSCHYRVAVPKALVGLPEVKLGILPGGGGTQRLSRLVGAKTTIEMITSGAFIPAPKAQALGIIDHVGEGADPLAIALSFAASLPAGPHKRTRDREEGLAADRGSSVFDEARASLAKSARNQFAPQRCVDAVEAAFTLPFDEGLTRERELFMQCMAHDQAKALIHVFFAERAVTKIPDVPPSVTPRKIGQVAVLGSGTMGGGIAMNFVNAGIPVRLLDLDQAALDRGMGVIAKNYAGTVAKGKLAQAEMDKRLSLIQPTTDYADLADADLIVEAVFEDADVKAKVFRRLDEVAKQGAILASNTSTLDLDAIAANTGRPADVIGMHFFSPANVMKLLEVVRGKDTAPDVIATAMAVGKQIGKVSVLVGNCDGFVGNRMVQYYATEAQRLVIEGASIEQVDQAALEFGLAMGPFAMGDLAGLDVMAFIRARRVAAGLIYGTPLSDRIDPARKGQKNGRGWYRYEPGNRTPLPDPEVAAMIDAYRAERGITPRTFSSEEIGKRLIYSLVNEGAKILEEGMALRAGDIDIVYIYGYGFPAWRGGPMKFAELSGLDNVLADITRYHADAAAAGDADGGYWEPAPLLKRLVAEGKKGFG from the coding sequence ATGACCCAGTCACCCGTCCGTTATGACCGCCAGGGTGCGGTCGGCATCGTCACCGTGGACAGCCCACCGGTAAACGCCCTGTCGCAGGCTGTACGTCAGGGGCTCTGGGACCGGGTGACAGAGGGGTTCATCGATCCTGATGTGACGGCACTGGTGATCGTCGGTGCAGGCCGCACCTTCATCGCTGGGGCCGACATTGCCGAATTCATCAAGGGCGGCATGGGCGAGCCGGACCTGAACGACGTGAACGATCTGATCGAATCGGGGCCCAAGCCGGTGATCGCCGCCCTTCACGGCACCGCCCTGGGCGGCGGGCTGGAAGTTGCTTTGTCCTGCCACTACCGTGTTGCCGTGCCCAAGGCGCTGGTCGGATTGCCGGAGGTTAAGCTGGGCATCCTGCCCGGCGGCGGCGGCACACAGCGGCTCTCGCGGCTGGTCGGGGCGAAGACCACGATCGAGATGATCACCAGCGGTGCCTTTATCCCCGCGCCCAAGGCCCAGGCGTTGGGCATTATCGATCATGTCGGCGAGGGGGCAGACCCGCTTGCCATTGCACTGTCCTTCGCCGCATCCCTGCCCGCCGGCCCGCATAAGCGCACGCGTGACCGGGAGGAAGGCCTGGCCGCCGACCGGGGCAGCAGCGTGTTTGACGAGGCGCGGGCGTCGCTGGCCAAGTCCGCCCGCAACCAGTTCGCGCCCCAGCGCTGCGTCGATGCTGTGGAAGCCGCCTTCACCCTGCCGTTCGACGAGGGGCTGACGCGGGAACGCGAGCTTTTCATGCAGTGCATGGCACATGATCAGGCCAAGGCCCTGATACATGTGTTCTTTGCCGAACGCGCAGTCACCAAGATCCCCGATGTGCCGCCCAGCGTGACCCCGCGCAAGATCGGTCAAGTCGCCGTGCTGGGCAGCGGTACCATGGGCGGCGGCATCGCCATGAACTTCGTCAATGCCGGCATTCCTGTGCGCCTGCTGGACCTGGATCAGGCCGCGCTGGACCGGGGCATGGGCGTCATCGCCAAGAATTATGCGGGCACCGTCGCCAAGGGCAAGTTGGCCCAGGCCGAGATGGACAAGCGCCTGTCCCTGATCCAGCCCACCACCGATTATGCCGATCTGGCCGACGCCGACCTGATCGTGGAGGCGGTGTTCGAGGATGCGGATGTAAAGGCCAAGGTCTTCCGCCGCCTGGATGAGGTGGCGAAGCAAGGGGCCATCCTGGCGTCGAACACCTCCACTCTGGACCTGGACGCCATCGCCGCCAACACGGGCCGGCCCGCCGACGTCATCGGTATGCATTTCTTCAGCCCGGCCAACGTGATGAAGCTGCTGGAGGTGGTGCGCGGCAAGGACACGGCCCCCGATGTCATCGCCACGGCAATGGCCGTGGGCAAGCAGATCGGCAAGGTCAGTGTGCTCGTTGGCAATTGCGACGGCTTTGTCGGCAACCGCATGGTGCAATATTACGCGACCGAGGCGCAGCGGCTGGTGATCGAGGGGGCGTCCATCGAACAGGTGGATCAGGCAGCCCTGGAATTCGGTCTGGCCATGGGGCCGTTCGCCATGGGCGATCTGGCCGGGCTGGACGTCATGGCCTTTATCCGCGCCCGCCGTGTGGCCGCCGGCCTGATCTATGGCACCCCACTGTCCGACCGCATCGACCCGGCGCGTAAGGGACAGAAGAACGGGCGCGGTTGGTACCGCTATGAACCGGGCAACCGCACCCCCCTGCCCGACCCGGAGGTGGCGGCCATGATCGATGCCTACCGCGCCGAACGCGGCATCACGCCCCGGACCTTCAGCAGCGAAGAGATCGGGAAGCGTCTGATCTATTCCCTGGTGAATGAGGGGGCCAAGATCCTGGAAGAAGGCATGGCGCTGCGGGCCGGTGATATCGACATCGTCTATATCTATGGCTACGGCTTCCCCGCCTGGCGCGGCGGCCCGATGAAGTTCGCGGAACTGTCAGGGCTGGACAATGTCCTGGCCGACATCACCCGCTACCATGCCGATGCGGCCGCGGCGGGCGATGCCGATGGCGGCTATTGGGAGCCGGCACCGCTGCTGAAACGTCTGGTGGCGGAGGGGAAGAAGGGCTTCGGGTGA